In the Methylomonas rhizoryzae genome, one interval contains:
- the rplB gene encoding 50S ribosomal protein L2 has product MAILKSKPTSPGSRFVVRVKNDNLYKGKPFAPLLDKKSKTGGRNNAGRITTRHVGGGHKKFYRIVDFKRNKTEVPAVVERIEYDPNRTANIALLLFKDGERRYIIAPKGIEVGQEVMSGETTPVKPGNCMPLRNIPLGAVLHCVELKPGKGAQLARSAGTSVQLVAKDGAYVTLRLRSGEMRKVPSDCKGVVGEVSNSEHNLISLGKAGAKRWRGVRPTVRGVAMNPVDHPHGGGEGRTSGGRHPVSPWGTPTKGYKTRKNKRTDNMIVRRRKQK; this is encoded by the coding sequence ATGGCTATTCTAAAATCAAAACCGACCTCTCCAGGATCTCGGTTTGTGGTGCGTGTAAAAAACGATAACTTGTATAAGGGTAAGCCATTTGCGCCGCTACTAGACAAGAAATCGAAAACAGGCGGTCGAAATAATGCAGGTAGAATAACCACTCGCCATGTTGGCGGGGGGCATAAAAAATTCTATCGGATTGTCGATTTCAAACGAAACAAAACAGAAGTTCCTGCCGTTGTTGAGCGAATCGAATATGACCCGAATCGGACTGCGAACATTGCGTTGCTGCTCTTCAAAGACGGCGAACGCAGATACATTATTGCACCAAAGGGCATAGAAGTTGGCCAAGAAGTAATGAGCGGAGAGACCACGCCGGTCAAGCCAGGCAATTGTATGCCGCTTAGAAATATACCTTTGGGTGCTGTGCTACATTGCGTTGAATTGAAGCCAGGTAAAGGTGCTCAGTTGGCTCGTAGCGCGGGCACTTCTGTTCAGCTCGTTGCTAAAGATGGAGCTTATGTCACATTAAGGCTGCGCTCTGGCGAGATGCGCAAAGTACCTTCTGATTGCAAAGGTGTAGTCGGAGAAGTGTCCAATTCCGAACATAATTTGATTTCTCTGGGGAAAGCAGGCGCAAAGCGTTGGCGAGGCGTTAGGCCGACCGTTAGAGGGGTGGCAATGAACCCGGTAGACCATCCGCACGGTGGTGGTGAAGGCAGGACCTCAGGTGGGCGTCATCCAGTATCTCCATGGGGTACGCCGACAAAAGGATACAAAACACGCAAAAACAAACGCACTGACAATATGATCGTCAGACGCCGCAAGCAGAAATAA
- the rpsS gene encoding 30S ribosomal protein S19: protein MPRSIKKGPFIDHHLLKKVEEAVRANNRKPIKTWSRRSMISPEMLGLTIAVHNGKQHIPVLITENMVGHKLGEFSPTRTYKGHIVDKKSR from the coding sequence GTGCCACGTTCAATTAAGAAAGGTCCTTTTATTGACCATCATTTGCTGAAAAAAGTAGAAGAAGCTGTGAGGGCGAATAATCGGAAACCGATTAAAACATGGTCTAGAAGATCGATGATAAGTCCTGAAATGTTGGGCTTGACGATAGCTGTCCATAATGGAAAACAACACATTCCGGTTCTAATTACGGAAAACATGGTCGGACACAAATTGGGTGAGTTTTCCCCGACGCGTACCTATAAAGGCCATATCGTAGATAAGAAATCCAGATAG
- the rplV gene encoding 50S ribosomal protein L22, with protein sequence MEVSAKLSNAPLSAQKARLVGDQIRGLSVEKALNVLAFSPKKAAGIFKKVLESAIANAEHNENADIDDLKVSTVFVNEGRVMKRIAARAKGRANHILKRTCHITVTVAES encoded by the coding sequence GTGGAAGTTTCAGCGAAATTAAGCAACGCGCCCTTATCGGCCCAAAAAGCCAGATTAGTGGGTGATCAGATAAGAGGTTTGTCAGTAGAAAAAGCACTAAACGTTCTTGCATTTAGTCCAAAGAAAGCGGCCGGTATCTTCAAAAAGGTTTTGGAGTCAGCAATCGCGAATGCAGAACACAACGAAAATGCCGACATCGACGACTTAAAAGTTTCTACCGTGTTTGTAAACGAGGGGCGTGTGATGAAGCGAATAGCTGCACGGGCGAAAGGGCGAGCGAACCACATTCTTAAGAGAACGTGTCACATTACTGTAACTGTAGCGGAAAGTTAA
- the rpsC gene encoding 30S ribosomal protein S3 — protein sequence MGQKVHPTGIRLGIVKDWTSRWYANSQNYPVLLLQDLKVREYIKKKLAHASVSRVQINRPANNANITVHTARPGIVIGKKGEDIDVLRQDISAMMGVPVQLNVEEIRKPELDAYLVAESIAQQLEKRIMYRRAMKRAVTNTMRLGAEGIKITVAGRLNGAEIARTEWYREGRVPLHTLRADIDYGTAEAKTTYGIIGIKVWIFKGEVFDLDAHTASLNSDSKK from the coding sequence ATGGGTCAGAAAGTTCATCCTACAGGTATACGCCTTGGGATAGTTAAAGATTGGACGTCCAGATGGTACGCAAACAGCCAGAACTACCCCGTTCTACTCCTGCAGGACCTCAAAGTTCGCGAATATATTAAAAAGAAGTTGGCGCACGCTTCAGTAAGCAGAGTGCAAATCAACAGACCGGCTAATAACGCCAATATCACTGTACATACCGCCCGGCCTGGCATTGTAATAGGAAAGAAAGGCGAAGATATCGATGTACTTAGGCAAGATATCTCGGCGATGATGGGCGTTCCCGTTCAATTGAACGTGGAAGAAATCAGAAAGCCGGAGTTAGATGCTTATCTTGTGGCTGAAAGCATTGCCCAGCAGTTGGAAAAGCGGATCATGTACCGTCGTGCAATGAAGCGAGCGGTAACAAATACAATGAGGTTAGGTGCGGAAGGAATTAAAATAACCGTTGCCGGACGTTTGAATGGTGCTGAAATCGCAAGAACAGAATGGTACAGAGAAGGGAGGGTTCCACTTCACACTTTGCGCGCTGACATTGATTACGGTACAGCCGAGGCAAAAACCACGTATGGAATCATAGGCATCAAGGTTTGGATCTTTAAAGGTGAAGTGTTTGATCTTGACGCTCATACCGCTTCTTTGAATTCAGATTCGAAAAAGTAA
- the rplP gene encoding 50S ribosomal protein L16: MLQPKRTKFRKQQTNRNNGIATRGSSVSFGEYGLKSISRGRMTARQIEAARRAISRHVKRGGKIWIRIFPDKPITKKPLEVRMGKGKGSVEYWVAQIKPGTMLFEIEGVSEEMAREAFTLAAAKLPVKTTFSARTIM, from the coding sequence ATGCTTCAGCCGAAAAGAACAAAGTTTAGAAAGCAACAAACCAATCGAAACAATGGAATAGCTACCAGGGGATCTTCGGTTAGCTTTGGCGAATATGGATTGAAGTCCATTAGTCGTGGTAGAATGACCGCCCGCCAAATTGAAGCTGCTCGAAGAGCGATAAGTCGGCACGTAAAGCGTGGCGGCAAAATTTGGATACGGATTTTCCCGGATAAGCCGATCACAAAAAAACCGTTAGAAGTTCGTATGGGTAAAGGCAAGGGTAGTGTAGAATATTGGGTTGCACAAATTAAGCCTGGTACCATGTTGTTCGAAATTGAAGGCGTTTCAGAAGAAATGGCCCGCGAAGCTTTCACTCTGGCGGCAGCGAAGTTACCGGTAAAAACCACCTTTTCAGCACGGACAATAATGTGA
- the rpmC gene encoding 50S ribosomal protein L29, whose amino-acid sequence MKAKELREKSKEELLTSLYELAREQFNLRMQKSIGQSTKSSQIKQVRRDIARIHTILGEKDKGVI is encoded by the coding sequence ATGAAAGCAAAAGAACTGCGTGAGAAGTCGAAAGAAGAGCTGCTTACTTCTCTATATGAATTAGCTCGTGAACAATTTAATTTACGGATGCAAAAAAGTATAGGGCAATCTACAAAATCGAGCCAAATTAAACAAGTTAGGCGCGATATTGCCCGTATTCACACTATTTTGGGCGAAAAGGATAAAGGCGTGATATGA
- the rpsQ gene encoding 30S ribosomal protein S17, which produces MSENPEKVRTLTGRVISNKMDKTASVLVERLVKHPVYGKYVKRSTKFLVHDESNLCQQGDLVSITSCRPISKRKTFKLVEVLEASSK; this is translated from the coding sequence ATGAGTGAAAATCCAGAGAAAGTACGTACTTTAACCGGTCGTGTAATCAGCAATAAAATGGATAAAACTGCTTCAGTCTTGGTCGAGCGCTTGGTTAAGCATCCGGTCTATGGCAAATATGTCAAGCGGTCGACAAAGTTTTTAGTGCACGACGAAAGCAATTTATGTCAGCAAGGGGATCTTGTTAGCATTACTTCGTGCCGGCCGATTTCAAAAAGAAAAACGTTTAAACTGGTAGAAGTATTAGAGGCTTCTAGCAAATAA
- the rplN gene encoding 50S ribosomal protein L14, whose protein sequence is MIQMQTSLDVADNSGAKKVMCIKVLGGSHRRYAGIGDIIKVSVKDAMPRTRVKKGDVYNALVVRTRKGVRRPDGSVIRFDGNAAVILNNQLQPIGTRIFGPVTRELRGDKFMKIISLAPEVL, encoded by the coding sequence ATGATTCAGATGCAAACTAGCCTTGACGTCGCCGACAATAGTGGCGCAAAAAAGGTCATGTGTATCAAGGTCCTTGGTGGTTCGCACCGGCGATACGCCGGAATTGGGGATATTATCAAGGTCAGCGTCAAAGACGCAATGCCCCGCACTCGCGTCAAAAAAGGTGATGTTTATAATGCGCTAGTAGTTAGAACGCGTAAAGGCGTGCGTCGTCCGGATGGTTCGGTAATAAGATTTGACGGTAACGCAGCAGTCATTTTGAATAATCAACTACAACCTATCGGTACTCGTATATTCGGGCCTGTTACCAGAGAGCTTAGGGGGGATAAATTTATGAAAATTATTTCTTTAGCTCCAGAAGTGTTGTAA
- the rplX gene encoding 50S ribosomal protein L24, translating to MDKIRQGDEIIVIAGKEKGKLGKVVKKLNNDKLVIDGVNTVKKHQRGNPNLGIAGGIVEKNMPIHISNVAIYNPKTKKADRVGFKTLDSGKKVRLFKSTSEVVDL from the coding sequence ATGGATAAAATCAGACAAGGCGATGAAATAATTGTTATCGCTGGGAAAGAAAAAGGTAAATTAGGAAAAGTCGTTAAAAAACTAAATAACGATAAGCTAGTTATAGATGGCGTTAATACCGTTAAGAAGCATCAGCGTGGTAATCCAAACCTTGGGATTGCTGGCGGTATTGTCGAAAAAAATATGCCTATTCATATTTCAAATGTTGCTATTTACAACCCAAAAACAAAAAAAGCTGATCGGGTAGGATTTAAAACTTTGGACAGCGGGAAAAAAGTTCGTTTGTTTAAATCCACTAGTGAAGTTGTCGATTTATAA
- the rplE gene encoding 50S ribosomal protein L5 codes for MARLEEKYKQDIVPALLAQFEYKSVMQVPKLTKITLNMGVGEAIADKKILQSAVSDLEKISGQKAVITLARKSIAGFKIRDGMPIGCKVTLRGAKMYEFFDRLITIAIPRVRDFRGVSSRAFDGRGNYTLGIKEQIIFPEIDYDKIDALRGMDICITTTAKSDEEGLALLKQFNFPFRN; via the coding sequence GTGGCAAGACTTGAAGAGAAATATAAACAAGACATTGTGCCTGCATTGTTAGCACAATTTGAGTACAAATCGGTCATGCAAGTGCCGAAGTTGACCAAGATCACTTTGAATATGGGGGTTGGCGAGGCAATTGCAGATAAGAAAATTCTGCAATCAGCGGTATCCGATTTGGAAAAAATATCCGGGCAAAAAGCAGTTATTACGTTAGCCAGAAAATCAATCGCAGGTTTTAAAATTCGTGACGGAATGCCTATCGGGTGCAAAGTAACTTTGCGTGGCGCCAAAATGTATGAATTTTTTGATCGATTGATAACAATAGCAATTCCGAGAGTAAGAGATTTTCGGGGAGTTAGCTCTAGAGCTTTCGATGGTCGCGGTAACTATACTTTAGGGATTAAAGAGCAGATTATTTTCCCGGAAATCGATTACGATAAAATTGATGCCTTACGTGGGATGGATATCTGTATCACTACAACTGCTAAATCCGATGAAGAAGGGTTAGCATTGTTGAAACAGTTTAACTTTCCATTCAGAAACTGA
- the rpsN gene encoding 30S ribosomal protein S14, giving the protein MAKKSMIAREVKRAKLIKKYKSKRDALKKVISSPSSSIEDKESAQLQLQKLPRDSSKARLRNRCNLTGRPHGYYRKFGLSRNKLREATMRGDVPGVAKASW; this is encoded by the coding sequence ATGGCTAAAAAATCTATGATTGCGCGTGAAGTGAAGCGCGCTAAGCTTATAAAAAAATATAAATCAAAGCGAGATGCTTTAAAAAAAGTTATTAGTTCTCCAAGTTCTTCTATTGAAGATAAAGAGTCTGCGCAACTTCAATTACAGAAACTTCCACGAGATTCCAGTAAAGCACGGTTACGAAACAGATGTAATTTAACTGGCCGCCCACATGGTTATTATCGTAAATTTGGGCTTAGCCGTAATAAATTACGGGAAGCTACGATGCGTGGCGATGTCCCTGGTGTAGCGAAAGCGAGCTGGTAA
- the rpsH gene encoding 30S ribosomal protein S8: MSMTDPIADMLTRIRNGQAAGKKSVKLPSSKLKSAIAKVLKEEGYITDFQIEEIGSHKEMTIVLKYYNGVPVIERVSRVSRPGLRIYKSKDELPKVLGGLGIAIVSTSNGVMTDRAARAIGHGGEVICTVC, translated from the coding sequence ATGAGTATGACAGATCCAATCGCAGATATGCTTACCAGAATTAGAAATGGTCAAGCTGCTGGAAAAAAAAGCGTCAAGCTACCCTCGTCTAAATTGAAGTCGGCGATAGCGAAAGTATTAAAAGAAGAAGGATATATCACGGATTTTCAGATCGAAGAAATTGGATCGCATAAAGAAATGACTATTGTATTGAAATACTACAATGGCGTGCCTGTGATAGAGAGGGTGAGCAGAGTTAGCAGGCCCGGGCTAAGGATATATAAATCAAAAGATGAGTTGCCTAAGGTGCTCGGTGGGTTGGGGATAGCTATAGTTTCTACTTCCAATGGGGTGATGACCGATCGCGCCGCTAGAGCTATAGGCCATGGCGGCGAAGTGATTTGCACGGTATGCTAA
- the rplF gene encoding 50S ribosomal protein L6, whose translation MSRVANAPITLPTGVEVKMVGAVIQVSGKLGELSFCVPQSVGITIENSQIAITWNDSIKNAKAFAGTTRASVANMVKGVSEGFVKKMQLVGVGYRAQISGQKLTLSLGYSNPVEYIVPEGIVVEAPSQTELLVKGSNRQQVGQVASEIRAFRPPEPYKGKGVKLADEFIARKEAKKK comes from the coding sequence ATGTCACGTGTAGCAAATGCACCTATTACGTTACCTACCGGTGTAGAGGTAAAAATGGTTGGTGCTGTCATTCAAGTATCCGGGAAATTAGGCGAGCTATCGTTTTGTGTGCCGCAGTCGGTAGGCATAACCATTGAAAATAGTCAAATCGCAATTACTTGGAATGACAGTATAAAAAATGCAAAAGCATTTGCAGGAACCACTCGAGCTTCTGTTGCCAACATGGTTAAAGGAGTATCCGAGGGGTTTGTAAAAAAGATGCAATTAGTGGGTGTTGGTTATCGGGCTCAAATATCAGGCCAAAAGCTTACGCTATCTCTTGGGTATTCCAATCCAGTCGAATATATAGTTCCCGAGGGAATCGTTGTAGAAGCGCCGTCTCAAACAGAATTACTAGTTAAAGGCAGTAACAGGCAGCAAGTTGGACAAGTGGCTTCTGAAATTCGCGCATTTCGGCCACCTGAGCCTTATAAAGGTAAAGGTGTAAAGCTGGCTGACGAGTTCATTGCTCGTAAAGAAGCTAAGAAAAAGTAG
- the rplR gene encoding 50S ribosomal protein L18, with protein sequence MDKKSARMKRAIKLRCKIKKQAVHRLTIHKTSQHIYAQILSVDGCSTLAAASTVQAEVKALVGRTGNINAAVEVGRKIAEKALAAGVNEVAFDRSGFKYHGRIKALADAAREAGLNF encoded by the coding sequence ATGGATAAGAAATCTGCGAGAATGAAGCGAGCAATAAAGCTGCGCTGCAAAATAAAGAAGCAAGCCGTTCATCGACTGACTATACATAAAACTTCTCAGCATATTTATGCACAAATATTAAGTGTAGATGGTTGTTCAACTTTAGCTGCTGCATCGACTGTGCAAGCCGAAGTGAAGGCTCTGGTCGGACGTACCGGTAACATTAATGCTGCAGTTGAAGTGGGGCGAAAAATTGCTGAAAAAGCGTTGGCTGCCGGTGTCAATGAGGTTGCGTTTGATCGTTCTGGATTTAAATATCACGGGCGAATAAAAGCCCTTGCTGATGCAGCGCGTGAAGCTGGTTTGAATTTTTAG
- the rpsE gene encoding 30S ribosomal protein S5: MATATAQQGSSDGLQEKLVSVRRVAKVVKGGRVFGFAALTVVGDGEGRVGYGVSKAREVPVAIQKSLEQARKNMRKVALNQGTLQYSITSNVGAAKIYMQPASEGTGIIAGGAMRAVFEVVGVHNVLAKCIGTSNPINVVRATIEGLTSMRDPKQIAAKRGLSVDQIMGQ, encoded by the coding sequence ATGGCAACAGCAACAGCGCAACAAGGTAGCAGCGACGGTTTGCAGGAGAAACTTGTTTCTGTTCGGCGAGTCGCTAAAGTGGTAAAAGGCGGTAGAGTATTCGGCTTCGCCGCGCTCACCGTTGTTGGTGATGGCGAGGGTAGGGTTGGATACGGCGTATCTAAAGCTAGAGAGGTACCGGTAGCTATCCAAAAATCGCTTGAACAAGCTAGAAAAAACATGCGCAAAGTGGCGCTCAATCAAGGAACATTGCAATACTCGATTACTTCGAATGTTGGTGCCGCAAAGATATATATGCAACCTGCATCTGAAGGTACCGGAATTATCGCGGGTGGTGCAATGCGGGCTGTATTTGAAGTCGTTGGGGTGCACAATGTTTTGGCAAAGTGTATAGGTACAAGCAACCCTATCAATGTAGTTAGAGCTACCATAGAAGGCTTAACTTCGATGCGAGATCCTAAACAAATCGCAGCGAAACGCGGTTTAAGCGTAGATCAAATCATGGGGCAATGA
- the rpmD gene encoding 50S ribosomal protein L30: protein MADKKLKVTMVKSKNGRLEKHLQCLKGLGLSRIRQTVEVIDTPENRGMINKISYMVTVEKA from the coding sequence ATGGCCGACAAAAAACTTAAAGTGACAATGGTCAAAAGTAAAAATGGCCGACTAGAAAAGCACCTGCAATGTCTTAAAGGATTGGGATTAAGTCGTATTCGCCAAACAGTGGAGGTAATCGATACCCCGGAAAATAGGGGTATGATCAATAAAATCTCTTATATGGTCACGGTGGAGAAGGCATAA
- the rplO gene encoding 50S ribosomal protein L15 produces MFLNSIASANGARKKSKRVGRGIGCTDGKTCGRGHKGQKARAGGYHKVGFEGGQMPLQRRLPKVGFNSAMAKFSAEVRLSELEGLHVEVIDIDVLKKYSVIAAAVSKVKVIKSGNLSRPVYIKGLQVTPGAKEVIEAVGGKIEA; encoded by the coding sequence ATGTTTCTTAATTCTATTGCCTCAGCAAACGGGGCGCGTAAAAAGTCTAAGCGAGTCGGTCGTGGTATTGGTTGCACTGACGGTAAAACTTGTGGTCGTGGTCATAAAGGTCAAAAAGCGCGCGCAGGTGGTTATCACAAGGTTGGCTTTGAAGGTGGTCAAATGCCGCTGCAAAGACGTTTGCCGAAAGTTGGTTTTAACTCTGCCATGGCAAAATTTTCAGCAGAAGTCAGGTTAAGCGAGCTAGAAGGGCTTCATGTCGAAGTAATCGATATTGATGTTTTAAAAAAATACAGCGTTATAGCTGCTGCGGTATCAAAAGTTAAGGTAATCAAGTCGGGAAATCTATCTAGGCCTGTTTATATTAAGGGCTTGCAAGTTACGCCGGGCGCTAAAGAAGTAATCGAAGCTGTCGGCGGAAAAATCGAGGCATGA